The following proteins are co-located in the Haloterrigena sp. KLK7 genome:
- a CDS encoding SHOCT domain-containing protein — translation MVSRHWLYFGGFVVTGVLLVGVGLVGLLDALSVLSGGATYGEEFLLLAMLGAAAEWVVVGIVLGLLAVAFLTATVVSVLRAKSLPRSDRLASLVERLEREYPILRQFDVSERVEPTTEDRRQQLKEQYVAGEISEAEFEREMQRLLDDDSTEAQSRSNTHTNIEIDK, via the coding sequence ATGGTATCGCGTCACTGGCTGTACTTCGGCGGCTTCGTCGTCACCGGGGTCCTGCTCGTCGGCGTCGGTCTGGTCGGGCTCCTGGACGCGCTCTCCGTGCTCTCCGGTGGCGCGACCTACGGCGAGGAGTTCCTGCTGCTGGCGATGCTCGGGGCGGCCGCCGAGTGGGTCGTCGTCGGGATCGTCCTCGGACTGCTCGCGGTCGCGTTTCTGACCGCGACGGTCGTCTCCGTGCTTCGGGCCAAATCGCTTCCCCGGAGCGACCGGCTGGCGTCGCTCGTCGAACGCCTTGAGCGAGAGTACCCGATCCTGCGCCAGTTCGACGTCTCGGAGCGAGTCGAGCCGACGACCGAAGATCGCAGACAGCAACTCAAAGAGCAGTACGTCGCGGGCGAGATCAGCGAGGCGGAGTTCGAGCGCGAGATGCAGCGACTGTTGGACGACGATTCCACGGAGGCACAGTCGCGGTCGAACACTCACACGAACATCGAGATCGATAAGTGA